AGCACTCGCCCCGCTCGTAGTCGCCGAAGCAGCTGACGGAGACCCGGTCGCCCAGGAGGTCTTAAAAGAAGGCGGCCAGGACCTCGCCTACCTCGCCGGTCTGGTCATCCAACGCATCCGCAAAATGGAACCCGCCTCCAACGGCAGCTTCCTGCCCCCGCCCGTAGCCGTCGCCGGCAGCATCCTCGGCAAGGTCGCCCCAGTCCGCGAAGCCCTCACCCAATCCCTGCGCCACACCTACCCCGATCTGCAAATCATCGACGCGCCCGCCGACCCCATCACCGGAGCACTCTGGCGCGCCCGCCAAGGTAAGTAACGCGCCTTATCGCGTATAACGGTTAACGAACCAAAGCGCCCGCCAATCACGGAGTTCCATGAAGCAGCTTCACAAGTTCGCGCTAGATAGCTTTGATAAGTTCGCTCTAGCTGCCGCCTGCGCCGTCCTTCTGGCAACATCAAGCCCCGCCCAGAACTTCTCCGAAATCAAACCCTCCCCGCAGCAGACCGCCTGGCAGGACCTTGAATTCGGCGTCATCCTCCACTTCTCCACCAACACCTTCCTCGACCGCGAATGGGGCGACGGCACCGCCGACCCCAAAGTCTTCAACCCCGCCAGCTTCGATCCCGACCAGTGGATGCAGGCCATTCAGGCCTCCGGCGCAAAATACGTCGTCCTCGTCGCCAAGCACCACGACGGCTTCTGCCTCTGGCCCACCGCGCAAACCGACTACAGCATCAAAGCCAGCCCCTGGAAAGACGGCAAAGGCGACATCGTCGGCGAAGTAGCCCGCGCCGCGCGCAAATACGGCCTTAAATTCGGCGTCTACCTCTCCCCGTGGGACCGCCACGACCCGTGCTACAAAGACCCCGCAGCCTACGACAAGTACTATCTCTCCGAACTCGAAGAACTGGCCTCCAACTACGGCGACCTCGTCGAATTCTGGCTCGACGGAGCCGGCAGCGCAGGCCACGTCTACGACTTCAAAAAGATCATCGAAACCCTGCGCACTTACCAGCCCAACACCCTCGTCTTCGCCGACACCGGCCTCTTCGAATACGGCGACGCCCGCTGGGTCGGCACCGAAAGCGGCCGCGTCCCGTACGAAAACTGGAACGTCATCGACCGCCACGGCTACCTGCGCTGGCGTCCCATCGAAGCCGACACCCCGCTGCGCAACCTGCACTGGTTCTGGCACCCCAACGACGAAGCATCCCTCAAATCCCTCGACGAACTCCTCGAAACCTACGACCAGACCGTAGGCCGCGGAGCACAACTCATGCTGGGGGTAGCCCCCGACAATCGCGGCCTCCTGCCCGACTCCGACGCAGCCCGCCTCAAAGAATTCGGCGCAGCCATCAAAGCCCGCTACAGCCACAACCTCGCACTAGAACACGCCGCTACAACCCCAGAACAAGCCGCCGCCCTCGATGGCAACCCGGACACCTTCTGGTCCGCCCCGCAAGGCTCGCACCACAGCACGCTCGAAGTGAACTTCGCCAAGCCCATCACTTTCAACCGCGCCCTGACAATGGAGTGGCTCAACGACGGCCAGCACATCCAGAAATACGCCATAGAAATCTGGGACAGCCAGACCTCAAAATGGAAGCCAGTCGCGCAAGCCCAGGCCATCGGCCACAAAAAGATCGATACCTTCCCCGCAGTAACCGCCTCCCGCGTGCGCCTGAACATCCAATCCAGCACCACAGAAGCCCAAATCCGCGAGTTCCAGATCTACAGTGTCAAATGAAAAGGTCACCGAATGAGTCGGTGATTTTACACGTCCCTAACTAGAAACTAGCAACGTTAGCCTCCCTGCGCGACTTCGCATTCGACGAAATACGATTCAAGCGATCAGATCGCTGTGGACCTCCTATACCGAGTCTAAGGGTAATTTCGATCGAAACTGGGAGATGATGCGATTCACCTCCTCGGGATAAGCCCTGACCCATAGGGTGATGAAAGCTTCTTTCACCCGGTCCTCCGGTAAGAACCCGAGTTGCTTGCCTACTTGGCTAAAGAGCAAGTGAGGATCTCGATTTGTATTACGAACGCTCCGTATGACGTCAGCCACCCTTGAATGCTCTTCATAGGGCCTCAACAAAGCCACGGTTAGCTCACCCGCAATGCCCTGAAGCTTTTCAATTATCTGATCGAATATGTAAGCCTCGGGACTCTGCCCGGGTAGCCTAAAAACGCCAAGATCAGAATTTTCCGACTGCCGTGAATCTCCATCAATGATGCATATAGCTGGTTGCGGAACGGTGGGATTAATGTTGTGGAACGCGCAGACATTCACAGCGTTCCCATCCCCTTCCATCGAATGCACGCTTAATGCCTCCATGGCGACGCCAGAGAGCGACCGAAAAACTGCCTCCACCCAAAGCTTCGAGAACGTGTCCTCTACAAAGACGACGAGCTTTGAGGCAATCTGTCCGCTTATAGCACGGAGCGATCCGACATCGAGCTTCCCTTGAAATAGCTGGCCGTTGACCGCCGCCCATATCGCCTTGTCAGGCAGGGGCCGCAGCGCTTCGTTCGAATGGGTTGTGAAGATCGCCTGGATCTTACGTCTTTGGGCCAGCTCTATCAGATACTCGACCATTCTCACTGTAGCGACCGGATGGAGGCCGTTCTCAATCTCCTCAATAAGTATCAGGGAGTTCTCAGCGACTGACTCCAAAATCATAGCCATTCTGATGACGCTCGACTCACCAGCTCCAAAGTGAAACTCCGAATAGCCCTTTCCATCGTTGGTAGTGCCCGCTAATAATGTCACCCGCCCTCGACCGTCAACATTCACCATAGAAAAATCAGTCACATCTTTGTCGAGGATGCGAGCAATAGCTTTCGCCGTCGTGGCTCCTATCTTAGAAATCTGGGCTTGTGGTACGTCAAAGCTTCCCGATATGCATCGCCGCATCTCTTTTCGCTCTGTCGCAGGGACCGTCCGAGAAACTCCAAATATCCTGACCTCTCGATCAAGACCTTCGCGGGACCACTTGTAATTTGTGAAGTTGGCGCTTCGCCGAATAGTATCGTCCCTCTTAACGGAGCGATCAATCAGGTCGTAGTCGAACCTCCAATTCTGCATATTCTCATCGAATTTCCCACTCTTAGAAAAGTACAGCGAGGGCTTGACCGTCCTATACGCACAGGCCGCCGCCCCCAACACCGTCGTTTTTCCTCCGCCGTTGGGCCCAACAACAGCAGTCACAGGAAAATCAAAGACGATGGATTTATCCTTAAACGCCCTTGCCTTCGCGATGCTGATCTTCAATAGATATTTCCCATATCCCTTGTTCGCCACCTTTTCGAGAAGCTCATTTAT
This portion of the Acidicapsa acidisoli genome encodes:
- a CDS encoding ATP-dependent nuclease encodes the protein MEFQSEIRASTINELLEKVANKGYGKYLLKISIAKARAFKDKSIVFDFPVTAVVGPNGGGKTTVLGAAACAYRTVKPSLYFSKSGKFDENMQNWRFDYDLIDRSVKRDDTIRRSANFTNYKWSREGLDREVRIFGVSRTVPATERKEMRRCISGSFDVPQAQISKIGATTAKAIARILDKDVTDFSMVNVDGRGRVTLLAGTTNDGKGYSEFHFGAGESSVIRMAMILESVAENSLILIEEIENGLHPVATVRMVEYLIELAQRRKIQAIFTTHSNEALRPLPDKAIWAAVNGQLFQGKLDVGSLRAISGQIASKLVVFVEDTFSKLWVEAVFRSLSGVAMEALSVHSMEGDGNAVNVCAFHNINPTVPQPAICIIDGDSRQSENSDLGVFRLPGQSPEAYIFDQIIEKLQGIAGELTVALLRPYEEHSRVADVIRSVRNTNRDPHLLFSQVGKQLGFLPEDRVKEAFITLWVRAYPEEVNRIISQFRSKLPLDSV
- a CDS encoding alpha-L-fucosidase gives rise to the protein MKQLHKFALDSFDKFALAAACAVLLATSSPAQNFSEIKPSPQQTAWQDLEFGVILHFSTNTFLDREWGDGTADPKVFNPASFDPDQWMQAIQASGAKYVVLVAKHHDGFCLWPTAQTDYSIKASPWKDGKGDIVGEVARAARKYGLKFGVYLSPWDRHDPCYKDPAAYDKYYLSELEELASNYGDLVEFWLDGAGSAGHVYDFKKIIETLRTYQPNTLVFADTGLFEYGDARWVGTESGRVPYENWNVIDRHGYLRWRPIEADTPLRNLHWFWHPNDEASLKSLDELLETYDQTVGRGAQLMLGVAPDNRGLLPDSDAARLKEFGAAIKARYSHNLALEHAATTPEQAAALDGNPDTFWSAPQGSHHSTLEVNFAKPITFNRALTMEWLNDGQHIQKYAIEIWDSQTSKWKPVAQAQAIGHKKIDTFPAVTASRVRLNIQSSTTEAQIREFQIYSVK